A portion of the Ptiloglossa arizonensis isolate GNS036 chromosome 11, iyPtiAriz1_principal, whole genome shotgun sequence genome contains these proteins:
- the Vha16 gene encoding vacuolar H+ ATP synthase 16 kDa proteolipid subunit yields MSQLSEEHPVYAPFFGVMGAASAIIFSALGAAYGTAKSGTGIAAMSVMRPELIMKSIIPVVMAGIIAIYGLVVAVLIAGTLEEPSKYSLFRGFIHLGAGLAVGFSGLAAGFAIGIVGDAGVRGTAQQPRLFVGMILILIFAEVLGLYGLIVAIYLYTK; encoded by the exons ATGAGCCAACTTTCGGAGGAACACCCTGTTTACGCGCCCTTCTTCGGAGTTATGGGCGCCGCCTCAGCCATCATATTTTCTG CTCTGGGAGCAGCATATGGCACGGCAAAGTCAGGTACAGGGATTGCAGCAATGTCAGTCATGAGGCCAGAACTTATTATGAAGTCCATCATTCCAGTTGTCATGGCGGGTATTATTGCCATTTATGGTCTTGTAGTAGCTGTTCTTATTGCTGGTACTTTAGAAGAACCTTCTAAATATAGTCTTTTCAG GGGTTTTATTCATCTGGGTGCTGGCTTAGCCGTAGGTTTTTCTGGTCTAGCTGCTGGATTTGCCATTGGTATTGTTGGTGACGCAGGTGTAAGAGGTACCGCTCAACAACCTCGCCTGTTTGTCGGTATGATCTTGATTCTAATCTTCGCAGAAGTATTGGGTCTCTACGGTCTCATCGTTGCCATCTACTTGTACAccaagtaa
- the LOC143152779 gene encoding periodic tryptophan protein 2 homolog → MRFAYKFSNLLGTVYRKGDLVFSPDGSTLISPVGNRITIFDLKNNKSSTIPVESRYNYTCINLSPNGALLIAINEVGEAHIISMVSKMIIHTYRFKRRVRCVKFSPDGKHFAVCKESNVFIFNVPGLQMGTYNPFIMERVYHGAMDDTTFVNWSYDSKLIAVGSKDMATKVYSLEKYANFRYINLGSHSDAIVACYFEKKSYDLTTISRNGQLCIWECTIDAEDLVPWEPPVKKDKQQTDSDIEDDVDIEKAIEKTDKQTKAYERNLQKSRNSRERDHDKDSDSDSEIKKFRYKKLCRHYLTNNVQKQQNEKVILSATAYHQETCILVVGFNNGSFYLYEMPEVNMIHSLSISNQCISSIAINSTGDWIALGCSMAGQLLIWEWQSETYAMKQQGHSNNMNYLAYSPDGQYIVTGGDDGKVKLWNTMNGFCSVTFHEHTSTVTGVLFSHNRKFIVSASLDGTVRAYDLARYRNFRTLTSPRPVQFSCVALDSSDEFLAAGGQDFFEIYLWSVKLGKLLEILSGHEGPVVSLAFSPSAISTELASVSWDKTLKIWNAIESGSSHETIQLTADGIYVTYKPNGEEVAVATLDGLISFFQCKTAIQIGSIEGRNDLGSGRSDTDLVTAKKSLQGKAFNTLCYSADGTCILAGGQSKNICIYNVQEFILVKKFVVTQNRSLDAVDDIINRRNLSEFGNLALVEEREENEGGNVTLRLPGVKSGDMASRSMKPEVRVFSLQFSPTGQAWAAVTTEGLLIYSLDVGLVFDPFQLELGITPETVKRTLMEKEYTKALMMALKLNEKLLIKCVLENIPYSDIELTVTNLPDIYVEKVLKFIASELEVTRHIHFYLLWIETIMTKHGPNLSSAFQMPILLMLQKNMQKKYHDLSKICDFNQYTISYLKKVGEYKAKKSVSNKSTLEIDEESDKLSVEEMNLD, encoded by the exons ATGAGGTTTGCATATAAG TTTAGTAATCTGCTTGGTACAGTTTACCGCAAGGGAGACTTAGTATTTTCTCCAGATGGATCAACACTCATCAGTCCTGTGGGAAATCGGATAAcaatatttgatttaaaaaa CAATAAATCAAGTACAATACCTGTGGAAAGCAGGTACAACTATACGTGTATTAATTTGTCACCTAATGGAGCTTTATTAATTGCAATTAATGAAG TGGGTGAAGCTCATATAATTAGTATGGTCAGTAAAAtgattatacatacatatagatTCAAACGACGTGTTAGATGTGTAAAGTTTTCTCCAGATGGGAAACATTTTGCAGTATGTAAAGAAAGTAATG tgTTTATTTTTAATGTGCCTGGTTTACAAATGGGTACATACAATCCATTTATTATGGAACGTGTATATCATGGAGCTATGGATGATACAACATTTGTTAATTGGTCTTATGATTCAAAATTAATCGCTGTTGGTTCTAAAGATATGGCTACAAAAGTATACAGTTTGGAAAAATATGCAAACTTTAGATATATAAATCTTGGAAGTCATTCTGATGCAATTGTAGCATGTTACTTTGAGAAGAAAAGTTATGATCTGACTACGATTAGTAG AAATGGCCAACTCTGTATTTGGGAATGTACAATTGATGCAGAAGATTTAGTACCTTGGGAACCTCCTGTCAAGAAAGATAAGCAACAAACAGATAGTGATATAGAAGATGATGTTGATATTGAAAAGGCTATAGAGAAAACAGACAAACAGACTAAGGCTTATGAGCGTAACTTACAAAAATCAc GGAATTCTCGGGAAAGAGATCATGACAAGGATAGTGATTCCGAttccgaaattaaaaaattccgttATAAAAAATTATGTCGTCATTATTTAACTAATAATGTTCAAAAGCAGCAAAACGAGAAAGTTATACTTAGTGCAACTGCGTATCATCAGGAGACTTGTATTTTGGTGGTAGGATTCAATAATGGTTCATTTTATTTGTATGAAATGCCTGAAGTGAATATGATTCACTCTCTTAG taTATCAAATCAATGTATCTCATCTATTGCAATAAATTCAACTGGAGATTGGATAGCTTTAGGATGCTCTATGGCTGGACAATTACTAATATGGGAGTGGCAAAGTGAAACTTATGCTATGAAACAACAGGGCCACAGTAATAACATGAACTATCTGGCTTATAGTCCGGATGGTCAATATATCGTCACCGGTGGCGACGATGGAAAAGTTAAATTATGGAACACAATGAACGGATTTTGTTCTGTTACATTTCACGAACATACATCCACAGTAACTGGAGTTTTATTTAGTCATAACagaaaatttattgtttctGCTTCTCTCGATGGAACTGTTAGAGCGTACGATTTAGCAAGGTATAGGAATTTTAGAACTCTTACTTCACCGCGCCCAGTACAGTTTTCCTGCGTTGCGTTAGACTCAAGTGACGAGTTTCTTGCAGCAGGAGGCCaagatttctttgaaatttacttATGGAGCGTTAAACTGGGTAAACTCTTGGAG ATATTAAGTGGACACGAAGGTCCGGTTGTCAGTTTGGCATTCAGTCCAAGTGCTATTAGCACCGAGTTGGCATCAGTTTCTTGGGATAAGACATTGAAAATATGGAATGCAATCGAAAGTGGTTCTTCACACGAAACAATACAATTAACTGCAGACGGTATATATGTTACGTACAAACCAAATGGCGAAGAAGTAGCGGTTGCTACTTTGGATGGGCTGATCTCATTTTTTCAGTGTAAAACGGCAATCCAAATTGGCAGTATTGAAGGAAGAAATGATTTAGGTAGTGGAAGATCTGATACCGATCTTGTTACTGCAAAGAAGAGCCTACAGGGCAA ggCTTTCAATACTTTGTGTTATTCAGCTGATGGTACATGTATATTAGCTGGTGGCCAATCCAAGAATATCTGTATTTATAACGTTCAAGAATTTATACTTGTTAAAAAGTTTGTTGTGACTCAAAATAGATCGTTGGATGCGGTTGAT GATATCATAAACAGACGGAATCTATCAGAATTTGGAAATTTGGCTCTAGTAGAAGAACGCGAAGAAAATGAGGGAGGAAATGTAACGTTACGTTTGCCAGGTGTTAAAAGTGGGGACATGGCAAGTAGAAGTATGAAACCAGAAGTGAGGGTATTTAGTTTGCAGTTTTCTCCAACAG GACAAGCATGGGCTGCAGTTACAACAGAAGGTCTATTAATATATTCCTTAGATGTTGGCCTAGTATTTGATCCATTTCAATTGGAATTGGGAATTACACCAGAAACTGTGAAAAGGACTCTAATGGAGAAGGAATACACAAAAG CATTAATGATGGCATTAAAACTGAACGAAAAGTTGCTAATAAAGTGTGTCCTAGAAAACATTCCATACTCAGATA TTGAATTAACTGTGACGAATTTACCTGATATCTATGTAGAAAAGGTACTGAAattcatagcatcagaattggaagTGACTAGGCATATACACTTTTATCTTCTTTGGATAGAAACTATAATGACCAAACATGGACCGAATTTAAGTTCTGCATTTCAAATGCCGATATTACTGATGCTGCAGAAAAATATGCAAAAGAAATACCACGATTTGAGTAAAAT ATGTGATTTTAATCAATACACCATAAGTTACTTGAAAAAGGTGGGAGAATACAAAGCTAAAAAGTCTGTTTCTAATAAGTCAACATTAGAAATAGATGAAGAATCTGATAAGCTTTCAGTTGAAGAAATGAATCTCGATTAG
- the Alka gene encoding glycine receptor subunit alpha alkaliphile isoform X1 has translation MKNAVLTVLCYSWLNLFTEVRSHASSLSDDTKNSTLKSVILLPEHYVKEIRPPSKQGMPVIVDFNILVADINSINVEDMDFRVDMFVRESWIESRLDMPDEIFEEGDDYVTLPPDFFDSLWQPDLYFLNAKVSEIAALNHKFSSVTLYRNKTVKYSARMHAIIACQMEFQLYPMDIQICPIYIESFSYNDQKLRLQWGAGSVTVNPELKLLQYDIGRPMVAEETVDYMLEKSGNFSRLVVYFRFERQIGHHLIQTFAPSTLVVMLSWFSFWLGLDAIPGRVALLVTSMLTLVTMFTGLKSDIPPVAYVKALDVWMAGCMMFVFAALGEFVVVKVLDLQYQLEYDLQASVISQLYPTRIMFMDKGQSIWDYDSTYIPKIKNKRAGSKHLLQTTWLDPEYQMIRVNKTRSQEIDTYSRMGFPILFLLFMILYWPILLLKKTA, from the exons ATGAAGAACGCGGTCCTGACGGTTCTCTGTTATTCGTGGCTGAACCTTTTCACGGAAGTGCGCTCTCACGCGAG TTCGTTGTCCGATGACACGAAGAATTCCACGCTAAAGTCGGTGATACTTCTACCGGAGCATTATGTGAAAG AAATCCGGCCACCGTCGAAGCAAGGCATGCCAGTGATAGTCGATTTCAATATCCTCGTGGCGGATATTAATTCGATAAACGTAGAAGATATGGACTTCCG AGTGGACATGTTCGTACGTGAGAGCTGGATTGAGTCTCGACTAGACATGCCGGACGAAATCTTCGAGGAGGGCGACGATTACGTGACCCTCCCCCCTGACTTCTTCGACAGTTTGTGGCAACCTGACTTGTACTTTTTGAACGCGAAAGTTTCTG AGATCGCGGCACTGAATCACAAATTTTCCTCGGTGACTCTCTACAGAAACAAAACGGTGAAATACTCGGCGCGAATGCACGCGATAATCGCCTGTCAAATGGAATTTCAGCTCTACCCGATGGACATACAGATATGCCCTATCTACATAGAAAGCT TTTCATACAACGACCAGAAGTTACGTCTGCAATGGGGAGCGGGTAGCGTCACGGTGAACCCGGAACTGAAGCTGCTGCAGTACGACATCGGTAGACCTATGGTCGCGGAGGAAACCGTGGACTATATGCTCGAGAAGAGTG GGAATTTCTCGCGGCTGGTGGTCTACTTCCGCTTCGAGAGACAAATCGGCCACCATCTGATACAAACGTTCGCACCCTCGACGCTGGTCGTGATGCTTTCGTGGTTCAGCTTCTGGTTGGGTCTGGACGCGATACCTGGTCGTGTTGCCCTTTTGGTCACCAGTATGCTCACCCTGGTCACGATGTTCACCGGTCTGAAAAGCGACATTCCACCGGTCGCGTACGTGAAA GCACTGGATGTGTGGATGGCGGGTTGCATGATGTTCGTGTTCGCTGCCCTCGGTGAATTCGTGGTGGTCAAGGTGCTCGATTTACAATATCAGTTGGAATACGACCTACAGGCATCAGTAATATCCCAGCTCTACCCAACA cgGATAATGTTCATGGATAAAGGCCAAAGCATCTGGGACTATGACTCAACATATAtaccaaaaataaaaaacaaaagagCCGGTAGCAAGCATCTTCTGCAGACTACTTGGCTGGATCCTGAATATCAAATGATACGTGTAAACAAAACACGATCACAGGAAATTGACACTTACAGTAGAATGGGTTTCCCtatactttttcttttgtttatgaTTTTATACTGGCCAATACTACTACTTAAAAAAACAGCATAA
- the Alka gene encoding glycine receptor subunit alpha alkaliphile isoform X2, with product MKNAVLTVLCYSWLNLFTEVRSHASSLSDDTKNSTLKSVILLPEHYVKEIRPPSKQGMPVIVDFNILVADINSINVEDMDFRVDMFVRESWIESRLDMPDEIFEEGDDYVTLPPDFFDSLWQPDLYFLNAKVSEIAALNHKFSSVTLYRNKTVKYSARMHAIIACQMEFQLYPMDIQICPIYIESFSYNDQKLRLQWGAGSVTVNPELKLLQYDIGRPMVAEETVDYMLEKSGNFSRLVVYFRFERQIGHHLIQTFAPSTLVVMLSWFSFWLGLDAIPGRVALLVTSMLTLVTMFTGLKSDIPPVAYVKALDVWMAGCMMFVFAALGEFVVVKVLDLQYQLEYDLQASRIMFMDKGQSIWDYDSTYIPKIKNKRAGSKHLLQTTWLDPEYQMIRVNKTRSQEIDTYSRMGFPILFLLFMILYWPILLLKKTA from the exons ATGAAGAACGCGGTCCTGACGGTTCTCTGTTATTCGTGGCTGAACCTTTTCACGGAAGTGCGCTCTCACGCGAG TTCGTTGTCCGATGACACGAAGAATTCCACGCTAAAGTCGGTGATACTTCTACCGGAGCATTATGTGAAAG AAATCCGGCCACCGTCGAAGCAAGGCATGCCAGTGATAGTCGATTTCAATATCCTCGTGGCGGATATTAATTCGATAAACGTAGAAGATATGGACTTCCG AGTGGACATGTTCGTACGTGAGAGCTGGATTGAGTCTCGACTAGACATGCCGGACGAAATCTTCGAGGAGGGCGACGATTACGTGACCCTCCCCCCTGACTTCTTCGACAGTTTGTGGCAACCTGACTTGTACTTTTTGAACGCGAAAGTTTCTG AGATCGCGGCACTGAATCACAAATTTTCCTCGGTGACTCTCTACAGAAACAAAACGGTGAAATACTCGGCGCGAATGCACGCGATAATCGCCTGTCAAATGGAATTTCAGCTCTACCCGATGGACATACAGATATGCCCTATCTACATAGAAAGCT TTTCATACAACGACCAGAAGTTACGTCTGCAATGGGGAGCGGGTAGCGTCACGGTGAACCCGGAACTGAAGCTGCTGCAGTACGACATCGGTAGACCTATGGTCGCGGAGGAAACCGTGGACTATATGCTCGAGAAGAGTG GGAATTTCTCGCGGCTGGTGGTCTACTTCCGCTTCGAGAGACAAATCGGCCACCATCTGATACAAACGTTCGCACCCTCGACGCTGGTCGTGATGCTTTCGTGGTTCAGCTTCTGGTTGGGTCTGGACGCGATACCTGGTCGTGTTGCCCTTTTGGTCACCAGTATGCTCACCCTGGTCACGATGTTCACCGGTCTGAAAAGCGACATTCCACCGGTCGCGTACGTGAAA GCACTGGATGTGTGGATGGCGGGTTGCATGATGTTCGTGTTCGCTGCCCTCGGTGAATTCGTGGTGGTCAAGGTGCTCGATTTACAATATCAGTTGGAATACGACCTACAGGCATCA cgGATAATGTTCATGGATAAAGGCCAAAGCATCTGGGACTATGACTCAACATATAtaccaaaaataaaaaacaaaagagCCGGTAGCAAGCATCTTCTGCAGACTACTTGGCTGGATCCTGAATATCAAATGATACGTGTAAACAAAACACGATCACAGGAAATTGACACTTACAGTAGAATGGGTTTCCCtatactttttcttttgtttatgaTTTTATACTGGCCAATACTACTACTTAAAAAAACAGCATAA